A genomic region of Balaenoptera acutorostrata chromosome 4, mBalAcu1.1, whole genome shotgun sequence contains the following coding sequences:
- the GABRR3 gene encoding gamma-aminobutyric acid receptor subunit rho-3, with amino-acid sequence MIPASQLVFFTCIWITLMSNACAAGEIKKPHQRCFSSVKPTRKQETRMRKDDSTKVWPLKYKQLLHIEDHSFAVRPGFGGSPVPVGIDVQVESIDSISEVNMDFTMTFYLRHYWKDERLAFPSKTNKSMTFDHRLIEKIWVPDIFFVHSKRSFIHDTTVENIMLRVHPDGNVLFSVRITVSAMCFMDFSRFPLDTQNCSLELESYAYNEEDLMLYWKHGNKSLNTDEHISLSQFFIEEFSASSGFAFYSSTGWYHRLFINFVLRRHIFFFVLQTYFPAVLMVMLSWVSFWIDQRAVPARVSLGITTVLTMSTILSGVSASMPQVSYVKAVDVYLWVSSLFVFLSVLEYAAVNYLTTVKERKQFKKTGKISGMYSIDAAQAIAFDGCYHDSTTDTDQTSFSLHSEEDSMQERCTGNLSTDSPRIKRRKSLGGQVGRIILENNHVIDTYSRILFPIVYITFNLFYWSIYV; translated from the exons CAAACAAGAAACTAGAATGAGGAAAGATGATAGTACCAAAGTGTGGCCCCTGAAGTATAAGCAACTTCTCCATATAGAGGACCACAGTTTTGCAGTGAGACCTGGATTTGGAG GATCTCCAGTGCCAGTGGGTATAGATGTCCAGGTTGAAAGCATTGACAGCATTTCAGAGGTTAACATG GACTTTACAATGACTTTTTATCTCAGGCATTACTGGAAAGATGAAAGACTTGCCTTTCCCAGCAAAACCAACAAAAGCATGACCTTTGATCACAGATTAATCGAAAAGATTTGGGTGCCTGATATCTTTTTTGTCCATTCTAAAAGATCCTTCATCCATGATACAACTGTGGAGAACATCATGCTGCGTGTACACCCCGATGGAAATGTCCTCTTCAGTGTCAG GATAACTGTTTCAGCAATGTGCTTTATGGATTTCAGCAGGTTTCCACTTGACACTCAAAACTGTTCCCTTGAACTGGAAAGCT ATGCCTACAATGAGGAGGATCTAATGCTGTACTGGAAACATGGAAACAAGTCCCTAAATACTGACGAGCATATTTCGCTTTCTCAGTTCTTCATCGAGGAATTCAGTGCATCCAGTGGATTTGCTTTCTATAGCAGCACAG GTTGGTACCATAGGCTTTTCATCAACTTTGTGCTAAGGAGGCATATTTTCTTCTTCGTGCTGCAAACCTATTTCCCGGCTGTGTTGATGGTAATGCTTTCCTGGGTTTCATTTTGGATTGACCAGAGAGCTGTTCCTGCAAGGGTTTCCTTGG GAATCACCACGGTGCTGACCATGTCCACGATCCTCTCTGGGGTGAGTGCCTCCATGCCCCAGGTGTCCTACGTCAAGGCCGTGGACGTGTACCTGTGGGTTAGCTCCCTCTTTGTCTTCCTGTCAGTCCTTGAGTACGCAGCCGTGAACTACCTCAccacagtgaaagagaggaaaCAATTCAAGAAGACAGGGAAG ATTTCTGGAATGTACAGTATTGATGCAGCTCAAGCCATAGCCTTCGATGGTTGTTACCATGACAGTACAACTGACACGGACCAGACTTCCTTTTCTCTACACTCAGAAGAGGACTCCATGCAAGAAAGATGCACAGGCAACCTCAGCACAGATTCACCTcggataaagagaagaaaatcgcTAGGAGGGCAGGTTGGTAGAATCATTCTGGAGAACAACCATGTCATTGACACCTATTCAAGGATTTTATTTCCCATTGTGTACattacatttaatttgttttactgGAGTATTTACGTGTGA